From Zingiber officinale cultivar Zhangliang chromosome 5B, Zo_v1.1, whole genome shotgun sequence, the proteins below share one genomic window:
- the LOC121987974 gene encoding brain acid soluble protein 1-like — MGLGEETACEEKRPGVVEAEDGADGEKRLEVVEAEDGADGGKRLKVEAAEDGADVEKRLEVEKAEDAADEEPKVERPKRDGEEPAEEEAPREKPVAEDEAAPAAVGAKEKGEAEEREKEEEAEETEASKDKEEYQWTKKE, encoded by the exons ATGGGTTTGGGAGAAGAGACCGCCTGCGAGGAAAAGAGACCGGGGGTAGTAGAGGCGGAGGATGGAGCAGATGGCGAGAAAAGACTAGAGGTAGTAGAGGCGGAGGATGGAGCAGATGGCGGGAAAAGACTGAAGGTAGAAGCGGCGGAAGATGGAGCAGACGTCGAGAAAAGACTGGAGGTAGAAAAGGCTGAGGATGCGGCCGATGAGGAGCCAAAGGTTGAGAGGCCGAAGAGAGATGGGGAGGAACCGGCGGAGGAAGAAGCGCCTAGGGAGAAACCAGTGGCGGAAGATGAGGCGGCGCCAGCGGCGGTGGGAGCGAAGGAGAAGGGGGAggcggaggagagggagaaagaggaggaagcggAAGAGACTGAGG Cctcgaaagataaagaagaatatcagtggacgaagaaggagtaa
- the LOC121987975 gene encoding uncharacterized protein ycf23-like: MMILFLQICVSSVDPLAFPSAVEAGAQMVEIGNYDSFYEMGIQFSPEQILKLTRETRRILPSITLSVTVPHMLSLPDQVKLAELLEQEGADIIQTEGGKYSSPSKPGVLGLIEKATPTLAAAYSISRAVQIPVMCSSGLSAVTAPMALTAGAAGVVCVLLLSNLIIICY; this comes from the exons ATGATGATCTTGTTCTTGCAGATTTGTGTTTCCTCTGTGGACCCTTTGGCATTTCCttctgcagtggaagcaggtgcCCAAATG GTGGAAATTGGAAATTATGATTCTTTCTACGAGATGGGAATTCAGTTTTCCCCTGAACAG ATTCTAAAGCTCACTAGAGAAACTAGAAGGATTCTTCCATCCATTACACTGTCTGTAACCGTGCCACACATGCTTAGTCTCCCTGATCAG GTGAAGCTAGCAGAGTTGCTGGAACAGGAAGGTGCTGATATAATCCAAACTGAAGGAGGGAAATACTCAAGTCCATCAAAACCTGGTGTCCTTGGTTTGATCGAGAAG GCCACACCAACGCTAGCAGCTGCATACTCCATTTCCCGAGCAGTTCAGATTCCAGTTATGTGCTCATCTGGATTAAGCGCTGTCACTGCACCTATGGCTTTAACAGCAGGAGCAGCTGGTGTGGTATGCGTTCTTTTGctttctaatctaatcattatctgctactag